The Cellulophaga lytica DSM 7489 nucleotide sequence TGTTGTCAAAACAATTTTGGGCGGTAACATTACGTCATCAAAAAAGCCATACAAACTTGCTATTGCAACTATAATTAGGTAGGGAATGTAAAAACCAAGAACCAACCAAAATCCGTTTTTTATTTTTCCTTTTTTTGCCAAACGGGCTACCATTACTACAGGAAACATAAACGCTAATAGAAAAAGGATAGAAAATATTTCAGGTATTTGATTTGAAAACATAGGTTGATATTATAAAGTGATTTCTTTTCTAATTCTACTTAAAGATGTGTCTGTAATTCCCAAATATGTAGCAATATGTTTTAGAGGAACATTTTGAATTATTGAAGGTTTTTCTTTTAATAAGTTTAAATATCGGTCTTTCGCTTGGTCGGCAATCACAGATATTGAATGATTCTTTAATTCAAAGTAGTTATTTACAAGCCGTGTTCTGCCTACTTCTCTAAAAGCTTCAATGTTAAATAATTTCATAAAGTTGGCAAAACTAATTTTCCAACATTTTCCTTTTGTTAATGCTTGAATAGATTCTTTACAAGGTTTTTTTAAAAAATAGGAATGCCAATCTATCACAATATCATTTTCTGCAAAGAATTTAGTAGTAATATCATTTCCTTCCGTGTCAATGCTATATGAACGTAAAAAACCTGTCTCCAAGAAGTAATAGTAACTAGCTACTTTTCCTTTTTCGATTAGATATTCGTTCTTGCTAAATTCAACTTCTTCAAATTGCATTAAAATCAATTCTAATTCCTCCGAATTAAAGTTTTCTTGTTTAAAAATGCTATTTAAAAAATGGGTTTGGTTCATTGTTGTTCAAAGGTTTTTTATAATAAGGCATAACGGTAGGTATAACCGTCAGTTACGGTTTTAAAGTTAATAATTTTCGGTTAAGAACTGGCGTTAGCAATTCCGAGTGGATTCGGACGTAGTCGAATCCGCCGTAATTGCGGTTATACATTGTTAGCTTTTAGTGCTTATTTTTAATTGGTATTTCAATTCCGTTGTGATTTTCATTCTACGTTTGAGTGTGAATTTAGATTTTTGTTTTTCCAATAATTAATTTGAATTTTGGCTGTTGCTATTGTTGAGCCTATCATTAAAAAGTAAATCATAATATGCTTTTTCTGAAAAAAACTTTCTGAAAATATATCAGTTATGCTTAATGTCAACAAAAATATTCCTACAAACCACAATAGTGTAAATAAAATTAAATTCTTTCTTGTTGGATTTTTCACAAAATTTC carries:
- a CDS encoding Crp/Fnr family transcriptional regulator; protein product: MNQTHFLNSIFKQENFNSEELELILMQFEEVEFSKNEYLIEKGKVASYYYFLETGFLRSYSIDTEGNDITTKFFAENDIVIDWHSYFLKKPCKESIQALTKGKCWKISFANFMKLFNIEAFREVGRTRLVNNYFELKNHSISVIADQAKDRYLNLLKEKPSIIQNVPLKHIATYLGITDTSLSRIRKEITL